Proteins found in one Haloferax litoreum genomic segment:
- a CDS encoding Sec-independent protein translocase subunit TatA/TatB, which produces MFETITPLFPGLPGGPELLIVLLVLVLLFGANKIPKLARSTGQAMGEFKRGRSEIEEELSEMQGEDDDEDDFSTEKTSAKAEN; this is translated from the coding sequence ATGTTCGAGACCATCACCCCTCTGTTCCCCGGACTCCCGGGCGGGCCGGAGCTGCTCATCGTCCTCCTCGTGCTCGTCCTGCTGTTCGGCGCGAACAAGATTCCGAAGCTCGCGCGGTCCACCGGGCAGGCAATGGGCGAGTTCAAGCGCGGACGTAGCGAAATCGAAGAAGAGCTCTCAGAGATGCAAGGCGAAGACGACGACGAAGACGACTTCTCCACGGAGAAGACGTCGGCTAAGGCGGAGAACTAA
- a CDS encoding redoxin domain-containing protein encodes MVSVGDSAPDFTAPKTDIDGDIESFTLSENLDDAPIVLAFFPAAFTGVCTTEMCTFRDQMANFDDIGATVYGISIDTPFTLSEFAEKNDLNFDLISDTNRNLIEAYDVEMDFADLGVYSVAKRAVFVVNADGEVTYEWVSDDPGVEPDYDAVEQAASKTVEEPSEAA; translated from the coding sequence ATGGTATCTGTCGGAGACTCTGCCCCAGACTTCACCGCACCGAAGACGGACATCGACGGCGACATCGAGTCGTTCACGCTCTCTGAGAACCTCGACGACGCACCCATCGTCCTCGCGTTCTTCCCCGCGGCGTTCACCGGCGTGTGCACCACGGAGATGTGCACCTTCCGCGACCAGATGGCCAACTTCGACGACATCGGCGCGACGGTCTACGGCATCAGTATCGACACGCCGTTCACGCTCTCCGAATTCGCCGAGAAGAACGACCTCAATTTCGACCTCATCAGCGACACCAACCGCAACCTCATCGAGGCCTACGACGTGGAGATGGACTTCGCAGACCTCGGCGTCTACAGTGTCGCCAAGCGCGCTGTCTTCGTCGTGAACGCAGACGGCGAAGTCACCTACGAGTGGGTCAGCGACGACCCCGGCGTCGAACCCGACTACGACGCCGTCGAACAGGCGGCATCCAAGACGGTCGAAGAACCGTCCGAAGCAGCGTAA
- a CDS encoding mechanosensitive ion channel family protein translates to MSVYTLPLQLQGDGGAIGRVLAQQSIPYAGILGTLLGFVVGFVVVYIVGKALLSSILRRILDRRGADEHAQKPLMKVVTLVVAFVALGAGFALAGLGNILQSLATIGAAATLAIGFALQDVIANFVAGIFIFTDKPFRINDWIEWDGNSGVVEDISFRVTRVRTFDNELLTVPNSQLTDGVIKNPVAKDKLRLQVPFGIGYDDDIQKATDIILEEAETHDGIMDDPAPSVRLTELGDSSVTLKSRIWIADPSRADFVKTRGEYVTSVKEQFDAEGIDIPYPNRTLSGELSVGGMDRLVQSND, encoded by the coding sequence ATGAGCGTCTACACACTCCCCCTCCAGTTACAGGGTGACGGCGGAGCAATCGGTCGTGTTCTCGCACAGCAGAGCATTCCGTACGCGGGAATACTCGGGACACTTCTCGGATTCGTCGTCGGGTTCGTCGTCGTCTACATCGTCGGGAAGGCCCTCTTGTCGTCCATCCTTCGTCGTATCCTCGACCGACGCGGGGCGGACGAGCACGCCCAGAAGCCGTTGATGAAGGTCGTGACGCTCGTCGTGGCGTTCGTCGCCCTCGGCGCTGGATTCGCACTCGCTGGACTCGGGAACATCCTGCAGTCACTCGCGACCATCGGTGCGGCGGCGACACTCGCGATTGGCTTTGCGCTGCAAGACGTCATCGCGAACTTCGTCGCGGGTATCTTCATCTTCACCGACAAACCGTTCCGAATCAACGACTGGATAGAGTGGGACGGTAACTCCGGTGTCGTCGAGGACATCTCCTTCCGCGTGACGCGCGTTCGGACCTTCGACAACGAACTGCTCACTGTCCCGAACTCGCAACTCACCGACGGTGTCATCAAGAACCCCGTCGCGAAGGACAAACTCCGCCTGCAGGTGCCGTTCGGCATCGGATACGACGACGACATCCAGAAGGCGACGGACATCATCCTCGAAGAGGCCGAAACCCACGACGGTATCATGGACGACCCTGCGCCGTCGGTTCGCCTGACCGAACTGGGCGACTCGTCCGTCACGCTCAAGTCGCGCATCTGGATTGCCGACCCAAGCCGTGCCGACTTCGTCAAGACGCGCGGCGAGTACGTGACGTCGGTGAAAGAACAGTTCGACGCAGAGGGTATCGACATCCCCTACCCGAACCGGACGCTCAGTGGCGAACTGTCCGTCGGCGGAATGGACCGTCTCGTCCAGTCGAACGACTGA
- a CDS encoding glycosyltransferase: protein MQSVAAFTDTYLPTVNGVTYTIQTWRERWQRRGGRMDVVFPKDDEYAPEPGEYAVRSLPFPFYEGMRVGVPRVPDAVEDAELVHAHTPFGLGLAGLRLARRRDLPFVATYHTPTGEYAEYLSSVEVIERGVERTAERYERWFFDRADAVIVPSEDAKRRLVDEVGVDAEIVVLSNGIDTEQFAPADGDAFRERYGLGDGPLVGYTGRHGYEKHLDELVHAAADLDVTLVLGGDGPARDELERLATDLDVDARFLGFLDREELPAFYSALDVFGFPSPVETQGLVALEANACGTPVVGVNEGALEDTIVDGQTGYHYESGDVDGFKRGIERALSEQEELSARCLERRDEVSVEHSVDRLAALYDRLQ from the coding sequence ATGCAGTCGGTCGCCGCCTTCACCGACACGTACCTGCCGACCGTCAACGGCGTCACGTACACGATTCAGACGTGGCGCGAGCGGTGGCAACGTCGCGGTGGCCGCATGGACGTCGTCTTCCCGAAAGACGACGAGTACGCACCCGAACCGGGGGAATACGCCGTTCGGAGCCTTCCGTTCCCGTTCTACGAGGGCATGCGCGTCGGCGTGCCGCGCGTCCCCGATGCCGTCGAAGACGCGGAACTCGTCCACGCGCACACGCCGTTCGGCCTCGGGTTAGCAGGTCTGCGACTCGCTCGTCGCCGTGACTTGCCGTTCGTGGCGACCTACCACACCCCGACTGGCGAGTACGCCGAGTATCTCAGTTCGGTCGAAGTCATCGAACGCGGCGTCGAACGAACCGCCGAGCGCTACGAACGGTGGTTCTTCGACCGTGCCGACGCGGTCATCGTCCCGAGCGAGGACGCGAAGCGACGCCTCGTGGACGAAGTCGGCGTCGACGCCGAAATCGTCGTCCTCTCGAACGGTATCGATACCGAACAGTTCGCTCCGGCCGACGGGGACGCCTTCCGCGAACGATACGGCCTCGGAGACGGTCCACTCGTCGGGTACACCGGTCGCCACGGCTACGAGAAACACCTCGACGAACTCGTCCACGCGGCGGCAGACCTCGACGTGACGCTCGTGTTGGGCGGCGACGGTCCCGCCCGCGACGAGTTGGAGCGACTCGCCACCGACCTCGACGTAGACGCTCGGTTCCTCGGCTTTTTAGACCGCGAGGAACTCCCGGCGTTCTACTCCGCACTCGACGTGTTCGGCTTCCCCAGTCCGGTCGAGACGCAGGGTCTCGTCGCGCTGGAAGCCAACGCCTGTGGGACGCCCGTCGTGGGCGTGAACGAAGGTGCGCTGGAGGATACCATCGTCGATGGACAGACGGGGTATCACTACGAGTCGGGCGACGTCGACGGCTTCAAACGAGGAATCGAGCGGGCGTTGTCTGAACAGGAGGAACTCAGCGCGCGGTGCCTCGAACGCCGGGACGAGGTGAGCGTCGAACACTCGGTCGATAGACTGGCGGCGCTCTACGACCGACTCCAATAA
- a CDS encoding HD domain-containing protein: protein MADSEETINGGRVYDPDADHAFPDEKLNEILPVLLEDEEVTTLLEAQNVNAVTRKGYNDHGPKHIEIVRNRALRLYDLLKRGGCEFNGAADQGLDEADEAVIIALAAQLHDIGHIVHRDEHAYYSIPLASDVLDRFLPQFYDLADTVRMKAEVLHAILCHHREEDPLTLEAGVIRVADALDMEHGRSRIPYEKGGRGINTLSSQAISNVSLKEGDDTPVLVEIEMVNAAGVYQVDNLLKAKLDGSGLEGDVKIVAVNTRSEEQLVERIEL, encoded by the coding sequence ATGGCCGATTCTGAAGAGACTATCAACGGTGGTCGGGTCTACGACCCTGACGCCGACCACGCCTTCCCCGACGAGAAACTCAACGAGATTCTCCCTGTCCTCCTCGAAGACGAAGAGGTGACGACCCTCCTCGAAGCGCAGAACGTGAACGCGGTCACGCGCAAGGGCTACAACGACCACGGTCCGAAGCACATCGAAATCGTCCGTAACCGTGCGCTTCGCCTCTACGACCTTCTCAAGCGCGGTGGGTGCGAGTTCAACGGCGCTGCAGACCAAGGCCTCGACGAAGCGGACGAAGCCGTCATCATCGCGCTCGCAGCACAGTTACACGACATCGGGCACATCGTCCACCGTGACGAGCACGCGTACTACTCGATTCCGCTCGCATCTGACGTGCTCGACAGGTTCCTCCCGCAGTTCTACGACCTCGCGGATACCGTCCGAATGAAAGCCGAAGTCCTCCACGCGATTCTCTGTCACCATCGCGAGGAAGACCCACTCACTCTCGAAGCGGGTGTCATCCGCGTCGCAGACGCCCTCGACATGGAACACGGTCGGTCACGCATCCCGTACGAGAAAGGTGGACGCGGCATCAACACGCTCTCCAGTCAAGCAATCAGTAACGTGTCGCTGAAAGAAGGTGACGACACGCCCGTCCTCGTCGAAATCGAGATGGTGAACGCGGCCGGCGTCTACCAGGTCGACAACCTACTCAAGGCGAAACTCGACGGGTCGGGTCTCGAAGGCGACGTCAAAATCGTCGCCGTCAACACCCGGTCCGAAGAGCAACTGGTCGAACGTATCGAACTCTAA
- a CDS encoding NAD-dependent epimerase/dehydratase family protein, translating to MSLALSDKRVLVTGGAGLVGSHIAAHLAADNDVVVADDLSKGTRERVPDGVEFVQADMTDPDDVAAVVTDDLDIVFHFAAYTDTNYHDPRQLFEENTEMTYNVLERMQAVGVTNIAFTSSSTVYGEAPRPTPEDYAPLEPISIYGSSKLADEGLLSTFAHSYDFTVYMYRFANIVGPKQRGNVIPDFIEKLLEDPETLEILGNGRQEKSYLHVEDCVEAMCHVVENAERDYNVYNLGTRTTTSVTTIANIVADVMGLDPEYEYTGGDRGWTGDVPKMRLSVEKLSALGWEPEGSSDDAVRRAAEELYDELS from the coding sequence ATGTCGTTAGCACTCTCTGACAAGCGCGTCCTCGTGACAGGAGGCGCGGGTCTCGTCGGTTCTCACATCGCCGCCCATCTCGCTGCGGACAACGACGTCGTCGTCGCGGACGACCTGTCGAAGGGGACCCGCGAACGCGTCCCCGACGGCGTCGAGTTCGTCCAGGCGGACATGACGGACCCCGACGACGTGGCCGCCGTCGTCACCGACGACCTCGATATCGTCTTCCACTTCGCCGCCTACACGGACACGAACTACCACGACCCCCGGCAGTTGTTCGAGGAGAACACCGAGATGACGTACAACGTCCTCGAACGGATGCAGGCCGTCGGCGTGACCAACATCGCCTTCACCTCGTCTTCGACCGTCTACGGCGAGGCACCGCGCCCGACGCCTGAGGACTACGCCCCGCTCGAACCCATCAGCATCTACGGGTCGTCGAAACTCGCCGACGAGGGACTCCTCTCGACGTTCGCCCACTCCTACGACTTCACCGTCTACATGTACCGCTTCGCCAACATCGTCGGGCCGAAGCAACGCGGGAACGTCATCCCCGACTTCATCGAGAAGTTACTGGAGGACCCCGAAACGCTCGAAATCCTCGGCAACGGCCGACAAGAGAAGTCCTACCTCCACGTCGAAGACTGCGTCGAGGCCATGTGCCACGTCGTCGAGAACGCCGAACGCGACTACAACGTCTACAACCTCGGCACGCGGACGACGACGTCCGTGACGACCATCGCCAACATCGTCGCCGACGTGATGGGGCTCGACCCCGAGTACGAGTACACCGGCGGTGACCGTGGGTGGACCGGCGACGTGCCGAAGATGCGCCTCTCCGTGGAGAAACTCTCCGCACTCGGGTGGGAACCCGAGGGGTCGAGCGACGACGCGGTTCGCCGCGCCGCCGAAGAACTGTACGACGAACTCTCCTGA
- a CDS encoding YhbY family RNA-binding protein, which produces MNTQDLRKEAHDLDVTVWVGKSGIEAVVGELNDQLADRNLVKAKFLRAALGGTTIDEAAADLAERVNADLIETRGKTAVFHR; this is translated from the coding sequence ATGAACACGCAGGACCTGCGAAAGGAAGCCCACGACCTCGACGTGACGGTCTGGGTAGGAAAGAGTGGAATCGAGGCTGTCGTCGGCGAACTGAACGACCAACTCGCCGACCGAAACCTCGTCAAGGCGAAGTTCCTCCGCGCGGCCCTCGGCGGGACGACTATCGACGAGGCGGCCGCAGACCTCGCCGAACGAGTGAACGCGGACCTCATCGAGACACGGGGGAAAACAGCAGTCTTCCATAGATGA
- a CDS encoding S8 family peptidase translates to MVYRDGKTRRDVLKAAGAAVATTGLAGMASGSPGTIEVNVGYSDASGKRAAVAEANTVVREFNFDAVTVEVNENAIAGLRNRPDVRYVEVNGTMHALAQQLTWGIDRTDSEVAHANGDTGAGADIAILDTGIDSDHPDLQANLGAGKAFVKSRGKYAESWDDDNDHGTHCAGIANADDNNQGVKGVSTDATLHAVKVLDKRGSGSFSDIAAGIEYTADQGWDVGSLSLGASSGSQTVKDACTYAADRGVFLVAAAGNSGPCTDCVGYPAAYSECMAVASSASDDSLSGFSSTGPEVEIIAPGTDIYSTVPGGYDTFSGTSMATPHVAGAAGQLMANGYTNSEARSRLKNTAEDLGLASNQQGSGLLDTAAALGYDSSDN, encoded by the coding sequence ATGGTATATCGTGACGGGAAGACTCGACGTGACGTACTGAAGGCGGCCGGCGCGGCCGTCGCGACGACTGGGCTCGCCGGGATGGCGTCAGGTTCGCCGGGAACTATCGAGGTCAACGTCGGCTACAGCGACGCCAGCGGCAAACGTGCGGCGGTGGCCGAGGCGAACACTGTCGTCCGAGAGTTCAACTTCGACGCGGTGACAGTCGAGGTCAACGAGAACGCGATTGCAGGGCTGCGAAACCGCCCCGACGTGCGCTACGTCGAGGTGAACGGCACGATGCACGCGCTCGCCCAGCAACTCACGTGGGGTATCGACCGCACGGACTCGGAGGTGGCCCACGCGAACGGCGACACCGGAGCGGGAGCTGACATCGCTATCCTCGACACTGGAATCGACTCGGACCATCCAGACCTTCAGGCCAACCTCGGCGCAGGCAAGGCGTTCGTCAAGTCGAGAGGGAAATATGCGGAATCGTGGGACGACGACAACGACCACGGCACTCACTGCGCGGGAATCGCCAACGCCGACGACAACAACCAGGGAGTAAAGGGCGTCTCGACCGATGCGACGCTGCACGCGGTGAAAGTGCTCGACAAGCGTGGCTCGGGGAGCTTCTCCGACATCGCCGCTGGAATCGAGTACACGGCCGACCAGGGGTGGGACGTGGGGTCCCTGAGCCTCGGTGCCTCTTCGGGTTCCCAGACGGTGAAAGATGCCTGCACGTACGCCGCCGACCGCGGCGTCTTCCTCGTCGCCGCGGCCGGGAACTCCGGGCCGTGTACGGACTGTGTGGGCTATCCTGCTGCGTACAGCGAATGCATGGCGGTGGCCTCCTCGGCGAGCGACGACTCGCTGTCTGGGTTCTCCTCGACGGGGCCCGAAGTCGAAATCATCGCACCCGGGACGGACATCTACTCCACGGTCCCCGGCGGCTACGACACCTTCTCGGGCACGTCGATGGCGACACCGCACGTCGCCGGTGCCGCCGGACAGTTGATGGCCAACGGCTACACGAACAGCGAAGCTCGCTCGCGGCTCAAGAACACGGCAGAGGACCTCGGACTCGCGTCGAACCAGCAGGGCAGCGGACTGCTCGACACGGCCGCCGCCCTCGGCTACGACTCTAGCGACAACTGA
- a CDS encoding BsuPI-related putative proteinase inhibitor, translating to MSDPLDATLTVTPLADGVSLTLILTVENVGQDSFDLSFPDGQRAEFVAVDEEESEVWRWSNGRAFSMALGSETLVPGESVGYEAEWSSPPPGEYEVTGSLAASNADASATMTVVVPKTE from the coding sequence ATGAGTGACCCGCTCGATGCGACACTGACAGTCACCCCGCTAGCCGACGGCGTGTCGCTGACGCTGATACTGACTGTCGAGAACGTGGGACAGGACTCGTTCGACCTCTCGTTCCCGGATGGCCAGCGCGCGGAGTTCGTCGCCGTAGATGAGGAGGAGTCAGAGGTGTGGCGCTGGAGTAACGGGCGGGCGTTTTCGATGGCACTCGGGAGCGAGACGCTCGTGCCCGGCGAGTCGGTCGGATACGAGGCCGAGTGGTCCTCGCCACCGCCCGGCGAATACGAGGTCACCGGGTCGCTAGCGGCCAGCAACGCCGACGCGTCCGCGACGATGACCGTCGTGGTTCCCAAGACGGAGTGA
- a CDS encoding low temperature requirement protein A, whose amino-acid sequence MRFPLRVAGPRLQTDETTGRHATWFELFFDLVFVVAVAELAHDLATDVTGLRLVGFVGLFVPIFIVWMNFSYYADLFGEEGLDRVGLFVAMFVVAALATTLHDALAGQLRGFIVSYLALRVVLLVLYARARMANPDVRQFTGRYIALYGLGALFWVAALAFDGLAQFVLVGIGLAIEIVTPGVTYFTVDERPAQVSHMPERFGLFTIIVLGEVVVAVVSGISGTEWSVPAVGAAVASFVAAVAVWRLYFAYVREDTITDLVRGDFDFFAGMGYTYGHFGVTLGITAAGVGSLLVIVAAGEGVSVAFFDRLALGGGVAVFLLGIALTHGAVGTISQSVAGVWVAGSFVAVVFAVSIANPVVLVTTIALLLGALAALEFVLSTDSVTPTPDAPRPPT is encoded by the coding sequence ATGCGATTCCCGCTTCGAGTCGCCGGCCCACGACTCCAGACCGACGAGACGACTGGCCGACACGCGACGTGGTTCGAACTCTTCTTCGACCTCGTGTTCGTCGTCGCCGTCGCGGAGTTGGCCCACGACCTCGCCACCGACGTGACTGGTCTTCGACTCGTCGGGTTCGTCGGTCTGTTCGTTCCGATATTTATCGTCTGGATGAACTTCTCGTACTACGCAGACCTCTTCGGCGAGGAGGGACTCGACCGAGTCGGCCTGTTCGTCGCGATGTTCGTCGTCGCCGCACTAGCGACCACGTTGCACGACGCACTCGCCGGCCAACTGCGCGGGTTCATCGTCTCGTATCTCGCGCTCCGAGTCGTGTTACTCGTCTTGTACGCACGGGCGAGGATGGCGAACCCCGACGTACGGCAGTTCACCGGTCGATACATCGCGCTCTATGGTCTCGGTGCCTTGTTCTGGGTGGCGGCGCTGGCGTTCGATGGACTGGCCCAGTTCGTGCTCGTCGGTATCGGACTCGCCATCGAAATCGTTACACCCGGGGTCACGTACTTCACCGTCGACGAACGTCCCGCACAGGTGTCGCACATGCCCGAACGGTTTGGTCTGTTTACCATCATCGTACTCGGTGAGGTGGTCGTCGCCGTCGTCTCAGGCATCAGTGGAACCGAGTGGTCAGTACCCGCAGTCGGCGCGGCGGTGGCATCTTTCGTCGCGGCGGTGGCCGTGTGGCGTCTCTACTTCGCGTACGTCCGCGAAGACACCATTACCGACCTCGTCCGTGGTGACTTCGACTTCTTCGCTGGAATGGGGTACACCTACGGCCACTTCGGCGTCACGCTCGGGATTACCGCGGCAGGTGTCGGGTCTCTCCTCGTCATCGTCGCGGCGGGCGAAGGGGTGTCGGTGGCCTTCTTCGACCGACTCGCACTGGGCGGGGGTGTCGCAGTGTTCCTCCTCGGAATCGCACTCACCCACGGAGCAGTGGGAACAATCAGCCAATCAGTCGCGGGTGTGTGGGTGGCAGGTTCGTTCGTCGCCGTCGTGTTCGCGGTCAGTATCGCGAATCCCGTCGTACTCGTCACCACTATCGCGCTTCTCCTTGGCGCACTCGCCGCACTCGAATTCGTGTTGTCGACAGACTCGGTCACGCCAACTCCAGATGCGCCTCGCCCGCCGACG
- a CDS encoding ribonuclease P protein component 4 translates to MSIAEERIDRLHHLAREAASDRDHDRARDYVRLARRVAERNRCGLPKEFRRFTCDECDAYLVPGVNARVRTRPGGHVVVRCDCGATERYPY, encoded by the coding sequence ATGAGCATCGCGGAGGAGCGAATCGACCGACTCCACCACCTCGCCCGCGAGGCGGCCTCGGACCGGGACCACGACCGGGCCCGAGACTACGTCCGTCTCGCCCGTCGCGTCGCAGAGCGGAATCGCTGCGGTCTCCCGAAGGAGTTCCGCCGGTTCACGTGCGACGAGTGCGATGCGTATCTCGTTCCGGGAGTCAACGCCCGCGTCCGAACCCGGCCGGGGGGACACGTCGTCGTCAGGTGCGATTGCGGCGCGACGGAACGCTACCCGTACTGA
- a CDS encoding glycosyltransferase family 4 protein — translation MRVLNYLEFASQLERSGIGTSTDQQRAALATTDVDVVTSPWPDSPLTAAADAVRGNCVFRDYDIAHCNLIGPGSVAVARHAKRNDIPLVLHSHVTREDFAESFRGSNAVGPALGRYLKWFYSQADVVLCPSEYTKRVLESYPVDAPIRPISNGVDTDSLEGFEDFRDEYREKYDLDGMTVFAVGNVFERKGLTTFCTVAKQTEYDFAWFGPYDTGPHASKKVKYWVENAPENVTFTGWIDDIRGAFGAGDVYLFPTKNENQGIAVLEAMACGKAVVLRDIPVFEEFYTHGYDCLKCSTDEEFRRALDLLDRDPALRRRLGENARATAAEHSLDRVGDRLVETYEDALAGTLD, via the coding sequence GTGCGCGTACTGAACTACCTCGAGTTCGCCTCGCAACTCGAACGGAGCGGTATCGGGACCTCCACCGACCAACAGCGGGCAGCACTGGCGACCACCGACGTGGACGTCGTCACGTCCCCGTGGCCCGATTCACCGCTCACCGCTGCAGCCGACGCCGTGCGCGGTAACTGCGTCTTCCGCGACTACGACATCGCCCACTGCAACCTCATCGGACCGGGGTCGGTCGCCGTCGCCAGACACGCGAAGCGAAACGACATTCCACTCGTCCTCCACTCGCACGTCACCCGTGAGGACTTCGCCGAGAGTTTCCGTGGGTCCAACGCCGTTGGCCCCGCCCTCGGAAGGTACCTCAAATGGTTCTACTCGCAAGCAGACGTGGTCCTCTGTCCCTCCGAGTACACCAAGCGCGTCCTCGAATCGTACCCGGTCGATGCCCCGATTCGCCCTATCTCGAACGGTGTCGACACCGACTCTCTCGAAGGGTTCGAGGACTTCCGCGACGAGTACCGCGAGAAGTACGACCTCGACGGGATGACCGTCTTCGCCGTCGGCAACGTCTTCGAGCGGAAGGGCCTGACGACCTTCTGCACCGTCGCCAAACAGACGGAGTACGACTTCGCGTGGTTCGGCCCGTACGACACCGGGCCGCACGCCTCGAAGAAAGTCAAATACTGGGTCGAAAACGCCCCCGAGAACGTGACGTTCACCGGGTGGATAGACGACATTCGTGGCGCGTTCGGCGCGGGCGACGTCTACCTCTTCCCGACGAAGAACGAGAATCAAGGCATCGCCGTCCTCGAAGCGATGGCGTGCGGCAAAGCCGTGGTCCTCCGCGACATCCCCGTGTTCGAGGAGTTCTACACCCACGGATACGACTGCCTCAAGTGCTCGACCGACGAGGAGTTCCGTCGCGCCCTCGACCTGCTCGACCGCGACCCGGCCCTCCGTCGTCGCCTCGGCGAGAACGCGCGTGCGACCGCTGCAGAGCACAGTCTGGACCGCGTCGGCGACCGACTCGTCGAGACGTACGAAGACGCCCTCGCCGGGACCCTCGACTGA
- a CDS encoding DUF2797 domain-containing protein gives MQVVGYDTETPALYVSTSDGIDSVELDPGTELEYRLESRHCAGTIHDGHHISCGNARAPYCDDHRSTWVCAKCTGMCLKDEMDCYEDHAVYLAAFAPDTFKVGVTRLWRLETRLREQGADRAAHIRTFSDGRVAREYEAELATDLTDRVRVPTKISGFGRDMDTAAWSELLAEFDPIDTFSFDYGLGLSDSPVAETIAAGTVRGVKGRVLVVENGGTTYAVDMRSLVGYELEQGGTDRNLQSSLGAFG, from the coding sequence GTGCAGGTCGTCGGCTACGATACCGAGACACCCGCCCTCTACGTGAGCACGAGCGACGGCATCGATTCCGTCGAACTCGACCCGGGGACAGAACTCGAATATCGCCTCGAATCCCGCCACTGTGCCGGAACGATACACGACGGCCACCACATCTCGTGTGGCAACGCTCGCGCCCCCTACTGTGACGACCACCGGAGCACGTGGGTCTGCGCCAAGTGTACCGGGATGTGCCTCAAAGACGAGATGGACTGCTACGAAGACCACGCCGTCTACCTCGCGGCGTTCGCCCCGGATACGTTCAAAGTCGGCGTCACCCGCCTGTGGCGACTCGAAACGCGCCTCCGCGAGCAGGGTGCAGACCGCGCGGCGCACATTCGAACCTTCTCCGACGGCCGCGTCGCCCGTGAGTACGAAGCAGAACTCGCAACCGACCTGACCGACCGCGTTCGCGTGCCGACCAAAATTTCGGGATTCGGTCGAGACATGGACACTGCGGCGTGGAGCGAACTCCTCGCCGAGTTCGACCCTATCGACACGTTCTCGTTCGACTACGGACTGGGCCTGTCGGACAGTCCGGTCGCAGAGACCATCGCCGCGGGGACGGTCCGTGGCGTGAAAGGTCGAGTGCTCGTCGTCGAAAACGGCGGCACCACCTACGCCGTCGACATGCGCTCACTCGTCGGCTACGAACTCGAACAGGGCGGAACCGACCGAAACCTCCAGTCGAGTCTCGGTGCGTTCGGATGA